The following proteins are encoded in a genomic region of Caldisalinibacter kiritimatiensis:
- a CDS encoding pyridoxal-phosphate-dependent aminotransferase family protein has product MHKKLFIPGPVEVKDDVLQKMATPMIGHRTKEASKLQRDISEKLMKLFYTKNQVMLSTTSGTGLMEAAIRSCTRKRAAVFVVGAFGKRWYDMAVANNVPVDKFEVEWGSATTPEMVDEVLSTGKYDLITVTHNETSTGIMNPVGEIGEVVKKYPDVVFCVDTVSSAGGAKIEVDKWGIDVCITSTQKALGLPPGLAICTVSEKALEAAKQVEHRGFYLDLLRLYQYIQKKDHQYPSTPSIPHMYALDYQLDKILEEGLENRFARHKEMADYVRAWAKKYFDLFADERYASNTLTTIKNTRGINVAELNKRLGMRGYMISNGYGNLKEKTFRIAHMADTTLPEVKELLENIEDILEL; this is encoded by the coding sequence ATGCATAAAAAATTATTTATCCCTGGTCCTGTGGAAGTAAAGGATGATGTTTTACAAAAGATGGCTACTCCAATGATAGGACATAGAACAAAGGAAGCTTCAAAGCTACAAAGAGATATTAGTGAAAAATTAATGAAATTATTCTACACAAAAAATCAAGTTATGTTGTCAACAACATCAGGTACTGGATTAATGGAAGCCGCTATTCGCTCTTGTACTAGAAAAAGAGCAGCAGTATTCGTAGTTGGGGCCTTTGGCAAGAGATGGTATGATATGGCTGTTGCTAATAATGTACCAGTAGATAAGTTTGAAGTAGAGTGGGGAAGTGCAACAACTCCAGAAATGGTTGATGAAGTATTATCAACAGGAAAATATGACCTTATTACTGTAACACATAATGAAACTTCAACAGGTATAATGAACCCAGTTGGAGAGATAGGTGAAGTAGTAAAGAAATATCCAGATGTAGTGTTCTGTGTAGATACAGTAAGTTCAGCTGGTGGAGCTAAAATAGAGGTAGATAAATGGGGAATAGATGTATGTATAACTTCTACACAAAAGGCATTAGGATTACCTCCTGGATTAGCAATTTGTACAGTATCAGAAAAGGCATTAGAAGCAGCTAAACAAGTAGAGCATAGAGGATTTTACCTAGATTTATTAAGATTATATCAGTACATACAAAAGAAAGACCATCAATATCCTTCAACACCTTCAATCCCACATATGTATGCACTTGATTATCAATTAGATAAGATATTAGAGGAAGGATTAGAAAATAGATTTGCTAGACATAAGGAAATGGCAGACTATGTAAGAGCTTGGGCTAAGAAGTATTTTGACTTATTTGCAGATGAAAGATACGCATCAAACACTTTAACTACAATTAAGAATACAAGAGGTATTAATGTAGCTGAGTTAAATAAGAGGCTTGGTATGAGAGGCTATATGATTTCAAACGGATACGGAAATTTAAAAGAAAAAACATTCAGAATAGCTCATATGGCGGATACTACTCTACCAGAAGTAAAAGAGCTTCTTGAAAATATAGAAGATATTTTAGAATTATAG
- a CDS encoding cell wall hydrolase — MSYSTRELFARIIKCEAGGEGDIGMKAVATVVMNRVHVPYGEYQRVGQGDLRKVIYQQGQFDCVRGVIGGRRNPQTIWANPPDQIHYDIADWALAGNKVYNLGQCLWYFNPFQPTCPTYFPRNRTGIIQTRIRKHCFYNPTALYAET, encoded by the coding sequence ATGTCTTATTCGACTAGAGAGCTGTTTGCAAGAATAATTAAATGTGAAGCAGGCGGTGAAGGAGATATAGGAATGAAGGCTGTTGCTACAGTCGTAATGAATAGAGTCCATGTTCCTTATGGAGAGTATCAAAGAGTAGGTCAAGGAGACCTCCGTAAAGTAATATATCAACAAGGACAATTTGATTGTGTTAGAGGAGTTATAGGTGGTAGACGTAATCCTCAAACAATATGGGCCAACCCACCTGACCAAATACACTATGATATAGCCGATTGGGCTTTAGCAGGTAATAAGGTTTATAATTTAGGACAATGCTTATGGTATTTTAATCCCTTCCAACCAACATGTCCTACTTATTTCCCAAGAAATAGAACTGGGATTATACAGACTAGAATACGTAAGCATTGTTTCTATAATCCAACTGCATTATATGCAGAGACTTAA
- a CDS encoding DUF1015 domain-containing protein, which produces MAVVRPFKALRPKEDLVDKVASLPYDVMNREEAKEMAKGNDYSFLHVVRSEIDVDDSIDEHHKVVYEKARENLDKMVEEGILIQDETPRYYIYRQIMDGRVQTGLVACTSIDDYMNDIIKKHEFTRPAKEQDRINNFDYCDANTAPIFLTYRENREITKLTNDWIKFHKPVYNFTSEDGITHIVWVIDNEEVVERIGKLFEQVDYLYIADGHHRTASAAKVGLKRREENPNYTGDEEFNYFMSVVFPDEDLFIMDYNRVVKDLNGHTVEEFVDKVKGKFEVDLYEGEGQFRPTKKHEFGMFLEGKWYKLTAKEGTFDKADPVNSLDAAILQNNLLNPILGIENPRTDERIDFIGGIRGLAELERRVNKDMKIAFSMYPTTIDDLLAVADAGKVMPPKSTWFEPKLRSGLFVHKLSD; this is translated from the coding sequence ATGGCAGTAGTTAGACCATTTAAAGCATTAAGACCTAAAGAAGATTTAGTAGACAAAGTAGCTAGTTTACCATATGATGTAATGAATAGAGAAGAAGCAAAAGAAATGGCTAAGGGAAATGATTATTCATTTTTACATGTAGTAAGGTCAGAAATTGATGTAGATGATTCCATAGATGAACATCATAAGGTAGTATACGAAAAAGCAAGAGAAAATCTAGATAAGATGGTTGAAGAAGGAATTTTAATACAAGACGAAACTCCAAGATATTATATATACAGACAGATTATGGACGGTAGAGTGCAAACTGGACTTGTGGCATGTACTTCGATTGATGATTATATGAACGATATAATCAAGAAGCATGAGTTTACAAGGCCAGCAAAAGAGCAAGATAGAATTAATAATTTCGACTATTGTGATGCAAATACAGCACCGATATTTTTAACTTATAGAGAAAATAGGGAAATAACTAAACTGACTAATGACTGGATTAAGTTCCATAAGCCTGTTTATAACTTTACAAGCGAAGATGGAATCACTCACATAGTATGGGTAATAGATAATGAAGAAGTAGTAGAAAGAATTGGTAAGTTATTTGAACAAGTTGACTATTTATATATAGCTGATGGACATCATAGAACAGCATCGGCAGCTAAAGTAGGTTTAAAACGAAGAGAAGAAAATCCAAATTATACAGGGGATGAAGAATTTAACTATTTTATGTCTGTAGTTTTTCCAGATGAAGATTTATTCATTATGGATTATAATCGAGTTGTTAAAGACTTGAATGGTCATACAGTAGAAGAATTCGTAGATAAGGTTAAAGGGAAATTTGAAGTAGACCTATATGAAGGTGAAGGTCAATTTAGACCAACTAAAAAACATGAATTTGGAATGTTCTTAGAAGGTAAATGGTATAAACTTACTGCTAAAGAGGGTACTTTTGATAAAGCTGACCCAGTTAATAGTTTAGATGCAGCGATACTTCAAAACAACCTTTTAAACCCGATATTAGGAATAGAAAATCCAAGAACTGATGAAAGAATAGATTTTATCGGAGGTATAAGAGGGTTAGCAGAGCTTGAAAGAAGAGTAAATAAGGATATGAAAATAGCTTTCTCAATGTATCCAACAACTATAGATGATTTACTTGCAGTAGCAGATGCAGGAAAAGTTATGCCGCCAAAGTCAACTTGGTTTGAACCTAAACTAAGAAGTGGATTATTCGTTCATAAGCTATCAGATTAG
- a CDS encoding sulfite exporter TauE/SafE family protein, which yields MEFLNFFYVLLAGIVSGFLNVNAGGGSLISMPLLIFLGLPSAVANGTNRVALMVQNIIAITNFREKGYFDWKIGVMLAAPAIVGSIVGSSIAVSLSDEIFNKILGVMMLVILVLIIWQPQKKLKIDPEQELSTKRKIIGIIIFFFVGIYGGMIQGGVGFIIITSLMLLTGYSLVRINSLKVFIVAIYMLVSLIIFIVNGKVNWMYGFILAIGNGLGAYLGSNFAVKKGDKWIKVVLVVAIVVMAIKLFLGL from the coding sequence ATGGAATTTCTTAACTTTTTTTATGTATTATTAGCAGGGATAGTTTCTGGTTTTTTAAATGTAAATGCTGGTGGAGGATCCCTCATTTCTATGCCATTACTAATCTTTTTAGGTTTGCCTTCGGCTGTTGCAAATGGAACTAACAGAGTTGCTTTGATGGTACAGAATATTATAGCTATAACTAATTTTAGAGAAAAGGGCTATTTTGACTGGAAAATTGGTGTTATGTTAGCAGCTCCAGCTATTGTAGGGTCAATAGTGGGTTCAAGTATTGCTGTATCATTATCTGATGAAATATTCAATAAAATATTAGGAGTAATGATGCTTGTTATTTTAGTACTAATTATTTGGCAACCTCAGAAAAAACTTAAAATTGACCCAGAGCAAGAATTAAGTACTAAAAGAAAGATTATTGGAATCATAATATTTTTCTTTGTTGGAATATATGGTGGGATGATACAAGGTGGAGTTGGATTTATTATAATTACATCATTAATGTTATTAACAGGCTATTCATTAGTTAGAATTAATAGTTTAAAGGTGTTTATTGTTGCTATATATATGCTTGTATCATTGATTATCTTTATAGTAAATGGTAAAGTAAACTGGATGTATGGGTTTATTTTAGCTATTGGTAATGGATTAGGAGCATATTTAGGTAGTAACTTTGCTGTGAAGAAAGGTGACAAATGGATAAAGGTTGTATTAGTAGTTGCTATTGTTGTTATGGCTATTAAGTTATTTTTAGGTCTATAA
- a CDS encoding protein-glutamine gamma-glutamyltransferase — protein MIKISGSELYPTDLIRQYPPRSDAIEIIRILSTSNVTYNYDSIDQLKFEIQLRINIIKASTDLNRSRFSFRTFRKSICNPEFWERTNNGGFLSKEGISSWDAINDIYINSSMYGTECASAIVIVFYKAVTDIYPKKLFDRIFPTVYIMNWHHIDKDLGVRTYRDINDYLPGDCRYIKNPDVDPETPEWQGENVIDLGNGYFYGHGIGIRTIKQMIRILNNFRRQGATESAYLMNSATRVDFKHLAKIYYNYRPS, from the coding sequence ATGATAAAAATATCAGGTAGTGAGTTATATCCTACTGATTTAATCAGGCAATATCCTCCTAGAAGTGATGCAATAGAGATAATCAGAATATTATCTACAAGTAATGTCACATATAATTATGATTCTATAGACCAGCTAAAATTTGAAATACAGTTAAGGATAAATATAATTAAAGCATCAACAGACCTCAATAGAAGTAGGTTCTCTTTTAGAACTTTTAGGAAGTCAATTTGTAATCCTGAATTTTGGGAGCGTACCAACAATGGTGGTTTTTTATCAAAAGAAGGTATAAGTTCTTGGGATGCAATAAATGATATTTATATAAATAGCTCTATGTATGGTACCGAATGTGCATCTGCGATTGTTATTGTCTTTTATAAAGCAGTTACAGATATATATCCAAAAAAATTATTTGACCGTATTTTTCCAACTGTATACATAATGAACTGGCATCATATTGATAAAGACCTAGGTGTAAGAACATATAGAGACATTAATGATTATCTTCCTGGTGACTGTAGATATATTAAAAACCCTGATGTAGACCCTGAAACTCCAGAGTGGCAAGGGGAAAATGTCATAGACCTTGGTAATGGATACTTCTATGGACATGGTATAGGAATCAGAACTATTAAACAAATGATAAGAATACTAAACAATTTCAGACGCCAAGGAGCTACTGAATCTGCCTATCTAATGAACTCTGCAACAAGAGTAGATTTTAAGCATCTAGCGAAAATATATTATAACTATAGACCATCATAA
- a CDS encoding D-2-hydroxyacid dehydrogenase translates to MARILVTDGMDQNAVKELKNMGHEVVEQHYEPEELKEQLKNFDAAVVRSATKVREPIIDAALETKKLKLIIRAGVGLDNIDVSYAMERGIEVRNTPKASSASVAELAIGHMFALARYIYISNVTMRKGEWNKKAYKGIELAGKTLGLIGFGRIAKETAKRAHALGMKVIYTNRSGPKEGYDDYTYKPLEELLKESDFISLHVPFNKEVGPIISTKEFEIMKDGVYLVNCARGGVVDEEALLEALDSGKVAACAIDVFEEEPTKNEKLYTHERVSLTPHIGASTKEAQARIGKEVVEIIDEFFS, encoded by the coding sequence ATGGCTAGAATATTAGTTACCGATGGTATGGACCAAAATGCTGTTAAGGAACTTAAAAATATGGGACATGAAGTAGTAGAACAGCATTATGAACCAGAGGAGTTGAAGGAGCAGTTAAAAAATTTTGATGCTGCAGTAGTGCGTTCTGCTACTAAAGTACGTGAGCCAATAATAGATGCGGCATTAGAAACTAAGAAACTAAAATTAATAATAAGAGCTGGAGTTGGTTTAGATAATATAGATGTTTCTTATGCTATGGAGCGTGGAATAGAAGTAAGAAACACTCCAAAGGCTAGTAGCGCTTCTGTTGCTGAATTAGCTATTGGACACATGTTTGCTTTAGCTAGATACATATATATATCTAATGTTACAATGAGAAAAGGGGAATGGAATAAAAAAGCGTATAAAGGTATAGAGCTTGCTGGAAAAACTTTAGGGTTAATAGGATTTGGAAGAATTGCTAAAGAAACAGCAAAAAGAGCTCATGCATTAGGAATGAAAGTTATATACACAAATAGGTCAGGTCCTAAAGAAGGATATGATGATTATACTTACAAGCCTTTAGAAGAATTATTAAAGGAATCAGATTTCATATCTTTACACGTGCCGTTTAATAAAGAAGTAGGACCTATAATAAGTACAAAAGAGTTTGAAATAATGAAGGATGGAGTATACTTAGTAAATTGTGCTAGAGGTGGAGTTGTGGACGAAGAAGCTCTATTAGAAGCTTTAGATTCTGGAAAAGTTGCAGCTTGTGCAATAGATGTATTTGAGGAAGAGCCTACCAAAAATGAAAAATTATATACTCATGAAAGAGTATCACTAACACCTCATATAGGAGCATCAACAAAGGAAGCTCAAGCAAGAATAGGAAAAGAAGTTGTAGAAATAATTGACGAGTTTTTTAGCTAA
- the pepF gene encoding oligoendopeptidase F: MGEKNKKTKERKDIDPKYKWDLQDMYENEELWEEDFEKAKELSKKVLEYKGRVGESSKTLLEVIKLKLDISRVVENLYTYAKMRQDEDTREDTYQALTDRASSLMVEIEGILSFITPEILQINENTLNEYIEKEEDLKLYKHHLEQIIRRKDHILSKEEEAIIAQVGDLANGPENAFSMLNNADLKFPKIKDENGEEVEITHGKFIPLMESKDRRVRREAFKGLYDTYTKYKNTFASILSTNIKKDVFYAKVRKYNSSLEAALDANKIPTEVYDNLIKAVHDNLDSMYKYMKIRKEALGLDKLHMYDIYTPIVKDIEMKVPFEEAKDIIIEGLKPLGKDYLDVLKEGFESRWIDVYENTGKRSGAYSWGSYDSKPYVLLNYQDNLDSVFTTAHEMGHSLHSYFTRKNQPYVYGNYSIFVAEVASTANEALLMDYMLNNTNDKQKKLYLLNYYLEQFRGTVYRQTMFAEFEKIIHEKVENGESLTAEKLCSLYRELNEKYYGPHVVIDEQIAMEWARIPHFYYNYYVYQYATGFSAAIALSQKILKEGKEAVDKYIEFLSSGESDYPINVLKKAGVDMTSKEPVDNALKLFGSLVNQMERLIKE, translated from the coding sequence ATGGGAGAAAAAAATAAAAAGACTAAAGAAAGAAAAGATATTGACCCAAAATACAAATGGGATTTACAAGATATGTATGAAAATGAAGAATTATGGGAAGAGGATTTTGAAAAAGCTAAAGAATTATCTAAGAAAGTATTAGAGTATAAAGGTCGAGTAGGTGAGAGTAGTAAGACGTTACTTGAAGTTATTAAATTAAAGCTAGACATTTCTAGAGTAGTTGAAAATTTATATACATATGCAAAGATGAGACAAGACGAGGATACTAGAGAGGATACTTATCAAGCACTTACAGATAGAGCATCTAGTCTTATGGTAGAGATAGAAGGAATTTTATCTTTTATTACTCCAGAGATATTACAAATAAATGAAAACACTCTAAATGAATATATTGAAAAAGAAGAAGACCTTAAATTATATAAACATCATTTAGAACAAATAATTAGAAGAAAAGACCATATTCTTTCGAAAGAGGAAGAAGCTATAATAGCTCAAGTAGGAGACCTAGCTAATGGTCCTGAAAATGCATTTTCTATGTTGAATAACGCAGACCTTAAGTTTCCTAAAATTAAAGATGAAAATGGTGAAGAAGTAGAGATAACACATGGAAAGTTCATACCACTAATGGAAAGTAAGGATAGAAGAGTAAGGAGAGAAGCATTTAAAGGACTGTACGATACATATACAAAGTATAAAAATACATTTGCATCTATTTTAAGTACAAATATTAAAAAAGATGTTTTTTATGCAAAAGTTAGAAAATATAATTCTTCTTTAGAAGCAGCATTAGATGCAAATAAAATACCTACAGAAGTATATGACAATCTAATTAAAGCTGTACATGATAATTTAGATTCAATGTACAAATACATGAAAATTAGAAAAGAAGCTTTAGGTTTAGATAAGTTACATATGTATGACATATACACTCCAATAGTTAAGGATATAGAAATGAAAGTTCCTTTTGAAGAAGCAAAAGATATTATCATAGAAGGTCTTAAGCCATTAGGTAAGGACTACCTTGATGTACTTAAGGAAGGCTTTGAATCACGATGGATAGATGTATATGAAAATACAGGTAAAAGAAGTGGAGCTTATTCATGGGGTTCATATGATTCAAAGCCTTATGTACTATTAAATTATCAGGATAATCTTGATAGCGTGTTTACTACTGCCCATGAAATGGGACATTCACTGCATAGTTATTTTACCAGAAAAAATCAGCCATATGTTTATGGTAACTATAGTATTTTTGTTGCAGAGGTTGCATCAACTGCCAATGAAGCATTATTAATGGATTATATGTTGAATAACACAAATGATAAGCAAAAGAAACTTTATTTATTAAACTACTATCTAGAACAATTTAGAGGAACTGTATATAGACAAACTATGTTTGCAGAGTTTGAAAAAATAATTCATGAAAAAGTGGAAAATGGCGAGTCCTTGACAGCAGAAAAACTATGTAGTCTTTATAGAGAATTAAATGAAAAATACTATGGTCCACATGTTGTAATAGATGAACAAATAGCAATGGAATGGGCTAGAATTCCACATTTCTATTACAACTATTATGTATATCAGTATGCTACAGGTTTTTCAGCAGCTATTGCATTGTCGCAGAAAATACTTAAAGAGGGTAAAGAAGCAGTAGATAAATATATAGAATTTTTAAGTAGTGGAGAGTCAGATTATCCTATCAATGTATTAAAGAAGGCTGGTGTTGATATGACATCAAAAGAACCCGTTGATAATGCTCTTAAGTTATTTGGTA